In one window of Brachyhypopomus gauderio isolate BG-103 chromosome 16, BGAUD_0.2, whole genome shotgun sequence DNA:
- the tektl1 gene encoding tektin-like protein 1, which yields MRELVQSAPFPSVAVGPPPWRDGTLRCVQRAQHLVRRSHTAALSSAARYRRPFKSRLPDLVAHGGNENVEKEFDDHEKSNVRPKSAVTSLSSLAVKGPFPPPALRDQSAVACVGLACEYMRNVREVEGHLRRQAGRVSQEATKLEHQRERLEKLLRSFRKAVLVNQQSADGRTLRPTANEARKDGADVLLSHERKTLKELKWNLEAMLRNTLTQQQALALSSRQLCACAFERSRAIELLPQHGSASATIHPSPSPLSMQPDPSGPLTAECKQALESSSDVLHKSEQLRESVKELMRDAVIKQTTLHHSVNEGILRKISESVSLQNQLALSSASVRQAIFRKQRQVQCASYSQGRVLGPVSKVDLFCRERLDRPVVQMYGRHQISQLPESRLLTQGSAMLKHHLESAEKTIEDLQASQMHLVDDARAKRSAMGVDSAVVRLRRRNVLPVCDQGANP from the exons ATGAGAGAACTTGTTCAGTCGGCTCCATTTCCTTCAGTGGCCGTCGGGCCTCCACCTTGGCGAGATGGGACCCTGCGCTGTGTTCAGCGGGCCCAACACTTGGTGCGTCGGTCCCACACGGCAGCGCTCAGCTCCGCGGCTCGGTACCGAAGACCCTTTAAGTCCAGACTCCCAGATTTAGTGGCGCACGGCGGTAACGAGAACGTGGAAAAGGAGTTTGATGACCATGAGAAAAGTAATGTTCGACCAAAATCCGCGGTGACTTCG TTGAGTTCTTTGGCTGTGAAAGGCCCTTTTCCTCCGCCGGCCCTGCGCGACCAAAGCGCGGTGGCATGTGTTGGCTTGGCCTGCGAATACATGCGCAACGTGCGGGAAGTGGAGGGGCATTTGCGAAGGCAAGCGGGCAGGGTGAGCCAGGAGGCCACCAAACTAGAACACCAGAGGGAACGGCTGGAGAAACTGCTTCGGAGCTTCAGGAAGGCTGTACTAGTTAACCAGCAGAGTGCAGATGGGAGGACTTTGAGACCCACCGCCAACGAGGCG AGAAAAGACGGAGCAGATGTTTTGCTCAGCCACGAGAGAAAAACTTTAAAGGAGCTGAAATGGAACCTGGAAGCGATGTTGAGAAACACTTTAACTCAGCAGCAG GCCCTTGCTCTGAGCAGCAGGCAACTCTGTGCTTGTGCCTTTGAGAGGTCCAGGGCAATAGAGCTGCTACCTCAGCACGGATCGGCCTCCGCAACCATtcatccctccccctctcctttaTCCATGCAACCAGACCCGTCTGGACCACTAACTGCAG AGTGTAAACAGGCACTGGAGTCATCATCAGACGTGTTGCATAAATCGGAGCAACTTCGGGAGAGTGTGAAGGAGCTCATGAGGGATGCGGTCATTAAGCAGACAACCCTACATCACTCAGTCAACGAGGGCATATTGAGGAAAATATCAGAATCAGTGAGTCTGCAG AATCAACTAGCCCTGAGCTCTGCATCTGTGAGACAGGCCATCTTTCGTAAGCAGAGGCAGGTGCAATGTGCCAGCTACAGCCAGGGCAGAGTTCTG GGCCCAGTTTCCAAGGTTGACCTGTTCTGCAGAGAGAGGCTGGACAGGCCTGTTGTGCAGATGTACGGAAGACACCAAATTTCCCAGCTGCCAGAGTCCCGTCTCTTAACACAG GGCAGCGCTATGCTGAAGCATCACCTGGAGTCTGCAGAGAAGACCATAGAAGACCTGCAGGCTTCACAAATGCACTTGGTGGACGACGCGCGTGCGAAGCGGTCCGCGATGGGCGTGGACTCCGCCGTGGTCCGGCTTCGCAGAAGAAACGTGCTCCCCGTGTGCGATCAAGGCGCAAACCCTTAA